The Christiangramia flava JLT2011 genome has a segment encoding these proteins:
- a CDS encoding DUF6055 domain-containing protein, whose protein sequence is MKKVAFFILIILMVFGCKNQQENAEIATKVVNKKLIIPEQVWMVPDSNDYEDPESIYSFSRFRESENIAIFWDKEYGNDPAQNDERSKTFNVDSLVMEGERFFKYYVEELQFLEKGKSTTDTTKILMYVFGGENGTAYGSGKDSIGMLWSPAVRIHQPPYGALAHELGHSFQYLTGSDGHFGFKNGGSIWEMTSQWMLWQVYPNWIEFENYHLQAFLDNTYRAFLHEENMYHSPFVLEYWSTLHGKTFIGELWRSSKKGEDPVLTYQRLTNINQEIFNDEIFDAARRFVTWDLPRIDKVSRKYANIHHSELSALENGWYEIAEKEAPQNYGYNAMALDVPEDGDAVVYFEAITESEKFHIVKPEIAGWRYGFLAVTQDGERHYGEVYSAPENKVSFKIPVNTRHLWFVVSGAPKEHSIHKIDGDPGNDEQWPYRLKFENTDLKHEN, encoded by the coding sequence TTGAAAAAAGTAGCTTTCTTCATATTGATAATACTGATGGTTTTTGGCTGCAAGAACCAGCAGGAGAACGCAGAAATTGCCACAAAAGTAGTCAACAAGAAACTGATCATTCCTGAGCAGGTATGGATGGTTCCAGATTCGAATGATTATGAAGACCCGGAAAGCATTTACAGTTTCTCCAGGTTCCGGGAATCTGAAAATATAGCGATCTTCTGGGATAAAGAATACGGGAATGATCCGGCCCAAAATGACGAGAGATCTAAGACGTTTAACGTGGATTCGCTGGTTATGGAAGGCGAACGATTTTTTAAATATTATGTCGAGGAACTTCAGTTTCTAGAAAAAGGAAAATCTACTACTGATACCACCAAAATCCTGATGTATGTCTTCGGGGGAGAAAATGGAACAGCTTATGGTTCAGGAAAGGATAGCATAGGAATGTTATGGTCGCCAGCTGTCCGCATCCATCAACCCCCTTATGGCGCACTGGCCCATGAACTGGGGCATTCGTTTCAGTATTTGACCGGCTCCGATGGCCATTTTGGTTTCAAAAATGGCGGAAGTATCTGGGAAATGACCTCTCAGTGGATGCTCTGGCAGGTTTATCCAAACTGGATCGAATTCGAGAATTATCATTTACAGGCGTTCCTGGATAACACCTACCGTGCATTTTTACATGAAGAAAACATGTATCACTCTCCTTTCGTTTTGGAATACTGGTCAACACTTCATGGGAAGACTTTTATCGGGGAACTTTGGAGAAGCTCAAAAAAGGGAGAAGATCCAGTGCTTACTTATCAGCGGTTAACAAATATCAACCAGGAAATCTTTAATGATGAAATTTTTGATGCTGCCAGGCGCTTTGTTACCTGGGACCTCCCAAGAATTGACAAGGTGAGCCGAAAATATGCCAATATTCATCATTCCGAATTATCTGCCCTTGAAAATGGCTGGTATGAAATTGCTGAAAAAGAGGCTCCGCAAAATTATGGTTATAATGCAATGGCCCTGGATGTTCCGGAAGACGGGGATGCAGTAGTGTATTTTGAAGCAATTACTGAAAGTGAAAAGTTCCATATAGTGAAACCCGAAATTGCCGGTTGGAGATATGGTTTTTTAGCAGTGACTCAAGACGGGGAGCGTCATTACGGCGAAGTTTATAGTGCACCTGAAAATAAAGTGAGCTTCAAAATCCCTGTAAATACCAGGCATCTGTGGTTTGTGGTGAGCGGTGCTCCAAAAGAACATTCCATTCACAAAATAGACGGTGACCCAGGCAACGATGAACAATGGCCTTACCGACTTAAATTTGAAAATACCGATCTCAAACATGAAAATTAG
- a CDS encoding glycoside hydrolase family 97 protein has product MKIRLLFLAFLLMIFPLKAQETVSSPNGHIKLEIEHENSIQVKVWLNGKALIEHVRPKMQFSNGHSFGGSEKLQETASAIIDEEITASLPVKSEIIQDHYSFLKMSFKDYDLEIRVYNNGWAYRFVSRLQGTVEVVDEQLDLKLAEDYTCYLPEEKSLISHFENYYEKVATSAIKEGTIAGLPTLFTNEKGISLSVSESNLFDYPNLFLEKTETGFQSKFPKYVLKTKELKEGQDRLEAIEETAAYIARTSGERTFPWRVFMISENDREIIENNLVYQLASPLKLQDFSWVKPGKVAWDWWNANNLYGVDFESGINTETYKYHIDFASEFGLEYIILDEGWSKSTLNVMEPNDDIDMEELSAYAKSKNVGIILWSLWRPLDENMEALLPKYEEWGVKGVKVDFIQRADQYVTNFYERLAKSAAKHHLLVDYHGGMKPSGMQRAYPNIINYEAVKGLENDKWEDKITPEHDLTIAFTRMTAGILDYTPGGMDNAHQENFAVRFDRPMTLGTRAHQIALYNIFEAPLQMLADTPSNYYQNRESAEFISKIPVIWQETKVLEAKIDDYLVIARRNHDSWYLGGITDEDARTFTIDLSFLKPGTTYQLEWMEDGKNSDKVAKDYAKRSKKVTSEDEIEINMHKGGGWSGIFTEI; this is encoded by the coding sequence ATGAAAATTAGACTCCTATTTTTAGCATTTTTATTAATGATCTTCCCGCTGAAAGCGCAGGAAACGGTCTCTTCGCCTAATGGCCATATCAAGCTGGAAATCGAGCATGAAAATAGCATTCAGGTGAAGGTGTGGCTTAATGGAAAAGCTTTGATCGAGCATGTTCGCCCGAAAATGCAGTTTAGCAACGGTCATTCTTTCGGCGGAAGCGAGAAGCTACAGGAAACAGCTTCCGCGATAATTGATGAGGAAATTACGGCCAGTCTCCCGGTAAAGTCGGAAATCATCCAAGATCATTATAGCTTTCTAAAGATGAGTTTCAAAGACTACGATTTGGAAATTCGCGTGTATAATAATGGCTGGGCTTATCGCTTTGTTTCCAGACTCCAGGGCACGGTTGAGGTGGTTGATGAGCAACTGGACCTTAAGTTAGCCGAAGATTATACCTGTTATTTGCCGGAAGAAAAGAGCCTGATTTCTCATTTCGAGAACTATTATGAAAAAGTAGCCACTTCCGCAATAAAGGAAGGTACTATTGCGGGCCTGCCAACTTTGTTTACCAACGAAAAAGGAATCAGCCTTTCAGTTAGCGAATCAAATTTGTTTGATTACCCGAATCTCTTCCTGGAAAAGACCGAGACAGGGTTTCAGAGCAAATTTCCGAAGTATGTTTTAAAAACAAAAGAGCTGAAGGAAGGGCAGGACCGTTTGGAGGCTATTGAAGAAACAGCAGCATATATTGCCAGGACATCCGGGGAAAGGACTTTTCCGTGGCGGGTTTTTATGATCTCTGAGAATGATCGGGAGATTATCGAAAATAACCTGGTGTATCAATTGGCAAGTCCGCTGAAACTGCAGGATTTTTCCTGGGTAAAGCCTGGGAAGGTTGCCTGGGACTGGTGGAATGCGAATAACCTGTATGGCGTTGATTTTGAAAGTGGGATCAACACGGAAACGTACAAATATCATATCGACTTTGCTTCAGAGTTTGGGCTGGAATATATCATTTTGGATGAAGGCTGGTCCAAAAGCACGCTTAATGTGATGGAGCCGAATGATGATATTGATATGGAGGAACTGAGCGCCTACGCCAAAAGCAAAAATGTAGGTATCATTCTCTGGAGTTTATGGAGGCCACTGGATGAAAATATGGAAGCGCTTCTACCGAAATATGAAGAATGGGGCGTGAAGGGCGTGAAGGTCGATTTTATCCAGAGAGCTGATCAATATGTAACTAATTTTTATGAAAGACTGGCGAAAAGTGCCGCGAAGCATCATCTTTTAGTCGATTATCACGGGGGAATGAAACCTTCCGGAATGCAAAGGGCTTACCCGAATATTATCAATTATGAGGCGGTAAAAGGTCTCGAAAACGATAAATGGGAAGATAAGATCACCCCGGAGCATGATCTTACCATCGCCTTTACAAGGATGACTGCTGGAATTCTGGACTATACTCCTGGGGGTATGGATAATGCTCACCAAGAGAATTTTGCCGTGCGTTTTGACAGACCAATGACGCTGGGCACCAGGGCGCATCAAATTGCCTTGTATAACATTTTTGAAGCTCCTTTACAGATGCTGGCAGATACGCCGTCCAATTATTATCAGAATCGGGAATCTGCCGAGTTCATTTCAAAGATTCCGGTAATTTGGCAGGAAACGAAAGTCCTGGAAGCGAAGATCGATGATTACCTGGTAATTGCGCGCCGAAATCACGATTCCTGGTATTTGGGAGGAATTACTGATGAGGATGCGAGAACGTTCACTATAGATTTGTCTTTTTTAAAGCCTGGTACTACTTACCAGTTAGAATGGATGGAGGACGGAAAGAATTCTGATAAAGTAGCAAAAGATTATGCTAAAAGATCAAAAAAGGTCACTTCGGAAGATGAAATTGAAATCAATATGCATAAAGGAGGCGGTTGGAGTGGCATTTTTACAGAAATTTGA
- a CDS encoding S9 family peptidase, with translation MKKTRMILLLFLGCIFLSNAQETDSLLSLDRIYSSSEFRGDYARPVFWIEEGNAFVSIEKDANGNDELIRYESKNYQKSVFLASGKLQANGQNLEIEDFSLSPDGTKVLIFTNSSRLWRSNTKGDYWVYDFSSGQLKQLGRTFPPSSLMFAKFSEDNQFVAYVHHFNIYKEDFQTGELTQLTEDGTGDIINGTFDWVYEEEFGMRDGFIWSPDASKIAFWQLNASEIGTFYMIDNTDSVYSEPIPLQYPKAGYDPSSAKVGIINSKTSEVNWINIPGDPVQHYLPAMQWIDEDLLLIQQLNRKQNQLVIYTYRPSSAELHKVYTETEKTWVDLRYPDISSNQWGNNDQLIVDQGKAFLRMTETDGWRHIYKIDLRSGKKKLLTPGKYDVASYYQTDDKNLYISASPENATQRYLYKIPLNGNGKLTKITLGNFEGVNTYNVAPNGQYAIHSFTNAHTPRTVQLVNLPDHKSIKTLVSNQNLKDQLNSLKLPETSFFQVTTASGIEMDARMTKPLNFDPQKKYPVLFHVYGEPWGVVATDQWIGLYEIYMAQQGFVVINIDNRGTPSLKGSNWRKSIYQQVGVLNTKDQAEAATKVLATYDFLDDQRVSVWGWSGGGSMTQNLLFRYPEIYQTGVAVAGVANQLFYDNVYQERYMGLPSEDMAKFIEGSPVTYAKNLEGNLLLIHGTGDDNVHYQNMEFLVNELIRQNKQFDMMAYPNRSHGIREGQNTSLHLFTLITRYLLEHNGMN, from the coding sequence ATGAAAAAAACCAGAATGATCCTGTTGCTGTTTTTGGGATGTATCTTCCTTAGCAACGCACAGGAAACAGATTCTCTTCTGAGCTTAGACCGTATATACTCGAGTTCGGAATTTAGAGGTGATTACGCCCGCCCTGTTTTCTGGATAGAGGAAGGGAATGCGTTTGTAAGCATCGAAAAAGATGCTAACGGGAATGATGAACTGATACGTTACGAAAGCAAGAACTACCAGAAAAGCGTCTTTTTAGCTTCAGGCAAACTCCAGGCAAATGGGCAGAATCTGGAAATAGAAGATTTTTCCCTCTCACCAGATGGTACTAAAGTGCTTATTTTTACGAATTCCAGCCGCTTGTGGCGTTCCAACACGAAAGGAGACTACTGGGTTTATGATTTCAGTAGCGGGCAACTGAAGCAATTAGGCAGAACGTTTCCCCCTTCCTCTCTGATGTTTGCGAAATTTTCTGAAGACAATCAATTTGTAGCCTATGTTCACCATTTCAATATTTATAAGGAAGATTTTCAAACTGGAGAACTTACTCAATTAACTGAAGATGGAACCGGAGATATCATTAACGGCACATTTGACTGGGTTTACGAAGAGGAGTTCGGTATGCGTGATGGTTTTATTTGGAGTCCCGATGCCTCCAAAATTGCCTTCTGGCAATTAAATGCTTCAGAGATCGGGACGTTCTATATGATTGATAATACAGATTCGGTCTATTCTGAACCGATTCCGCTTCAATATCCCAAAGCCGGATATGATCCCTCTTCGGCTAAAGTTGGCATTATAAACTCCAAGACTTCGGAAGTAAACTGGATCAACATACCGGGTGACCCTGTACAGCATTATTTGCCGGCCATGCAATGGATCGATGAAGATTTGTTGCTGATTCAGCAGTTAAACCGGAAACAGAATCAGCTTGTTATTTATACTTACAGACCTTCCTCAGCTGAATTACATAAGGTCTATACTGAAACGGAAAAAACCTGGGTCGACCTGCGGTATCCAGATATTTCTTCGAACCAGTGGGGAAATAACGACCAGTTGATCGTGGATCAGGGAAAGGCCTTTTTGAGAATGACCGAAACCGATGGCTGGAGGCATATCTATAAAATTGACCTGCGTTCGGGAAAGAAAAAATTACTCACGCCCGGGAAGTATGATGTGGCAAGCTATTACCAGACAGATGATAAAAACTTATATATTTCAGCCTCTCCGGAAAATGCGACCCAGCGCTATTTGTATAAAATCCCTTTGAATGGCAACGGAAAGTTGACGAAGATCACGCTCGGCAATTTTGAAGGGGTGAACACCTACAATGTTGCCCCAAACGGTCAGTATGCAATACATTCTTTTACGAATGCTCATACTCCAAGAACGGTGCAGCTGGTGAATCTTCCAGACCATAAATCGATAAAGACTTTAGTAAGCAATCAAAACCTGAAGGATCAACTAAACTCCTTAAAGCTTCCGGAAACTTCCTTCTTCCAGGTAACTACAGCATCTGGAATTGAGATGGACGCCAGGATGACCAAACCTTTGAATTTTGATCCTCAGAAAAAATATCCGGTGCTGTTTCACGTATATGGTGAGCCATGGGGAGTGGTCGCCACCGATCAATGGATTGGATTGTATGAAATCTATATGGCTCAACAGGGTTTTGTAGTCATCAATATCGATAATCGCGGTACACCAAGTTTGAAAGGAAGTAACTGGCGCAAAAGTATCTACCAGCAGGTGGGTGTCTTAAATACCAAGGATCAGGCAGAAGCAGCCACGAAGGTTTTGGCAACTTATGATTTTTTGGATGATCAACGCGTAAGTGTTTGGGGTTGGAGTGGAGGAGGTTCCATGACACAGAATCTATTGTTCCGCTATCCCGAAATATACCAGACCGGAGTGGCAGTTGCAGGAGTCGCCAATCAGCTGTTCTATGACAATGTCTACCAGGAGCGCTATATGGGCCTGCCTTCGGAAGACATGGCAAAATTCATCGAGGGCTCTCCTGTAACCTACGCTAAAAACCTGGAAGGGAATCTTTTGCTTATTCACGGCACCGGTGATGATAATGTGCATTATCAAAATATGGAATTTCTCGTCAATGAACTGATCCGCCAGAATAAGCAATTTGACATGATGGCGTACCCAAACCGTTCTCACGGGATTCGGGAAGGACAAAATACGTCGTTGCACCTCTTTACATTAATTACCCGCTACTTGCTGGAGCATAACGGGATGAATTGA